A genomic region of Procambarus clarkii isolate CNS0578487 chromosome 88, FALCON_Pclarkii_2.0, whole genome shotgun sequence contains the following coding sequences:
- the LOC138359076 gene encoding uncharacterized protein, with product MESPLSIDSDKESIDSDKESIDSDKESIDIVPKEEDGLLDTVRDTGYALETVRDTGYALETVRDTRFALETVRDTGYAIETVRDTWHALETVRDTRYALETVRDTGYALETVRDTRYALETVRDTRYALETVRDTRYALETVRDTGYALETVRDTGCALETVRDTGYALETVRDTWHALETVR from the exons ATGGAGAGTCCATTATCCATTGACAGTGACAAGGAGTCCATTGACAGTGACAAGGAGTCCATTGACAGTGACAAGGAGTCCATTGACA TAGTACCAAAAGAGGAGGATGGACTGTTAGACACGGTACGAGATACAGGGTACGCCTTAGAAACGGTACGAGATACAGGGTACGCCTTAGAAACGGTACGAGATACAAGGTTCGCCTTAGAAACGGTACGAGATACAGGGTACGCCATAGAAACGGTACGAGATACATGGCACGCCTTAGAAACGGTACGAGATACAAGGTACGCCTTAGAAACGGTACGAGATACAGGGTACGCCTTAGAAACGGTACGAGATACAAGGTACGCCTTAGAAACGGTACGAGATACAAGGTACGCCTTAGAAACGGTACGAGATACAAGGTACGCCTTAGAAACGGTACGAGATACAGGGTACGCCTTAGAAACGGTACGAGATACAGGGTGCGCCTTAGAAACGGTACGAGATACAGGGTACGCCTTAGAAACGGTACGAGATACATGGCACGCCTTAGAAACGGTACGATAA